One genomic segment of Erysipelotrichaceae bacterium 66202529 includes these proteins:
- a CDS encoding Na/Pi cotransporter family protein, with protein MTLQNVLSLLGGLALFLYGMHMMSVGLETAAGDRMKAILEKLTSNRLLGVAVGAGITAVIQSSSATTVMVVGFVNSGLMTLNQAVWIIMGANIGTTITGQLIALDASRIAPLVAIIGVVMVTFLKGKRINSIGDILAGLGILFIGMDMMSNAMTPLQDSPVFLNAMTSISNPLLAIALGAGFTALIQSSSASVGILQALAFSGLIPLSSSIYIIFGQNIGTCITAVLASLSANRNAKRTTIIHLSFNIIGTILFFCFIHIVPFVDWMCAITTNPAAQIANTHTIFNIVTTLILLPFGNQLARLAQILMPIRKEEYQHDETALPLTFVDINNIGSVPIAISSLRKEALAMLKMAQINLREAIHGICQESCNVEDIEKREKRIDYINYKISDYMTSVSTLPMNPTASNTINALYKCYADIERIGDHAINILQYTKNEQERLHDVRVIHEELKQLEQLLDKGFQLLYTNRLESQDESLQKIERIEARIDELTAEYRNRQIERMVQKQIHPRDCVIYSEIMTDIERVSDHIMNIIEECRRCSFTLNDEELKDMPLIQECAA; from the coding sequence ATGACTTTACAAAATGTATTATCCTTATTGGGAGGTCTGGCACTGTTCCTGTATGGCATGCATATGATGAGTGTCGGCCTGGAAACAGCAGCCGGAGACCGTATGAAGGCGATTTTGGAAAAGCTCACCAGCAATCGGCTGCTTGGGGTAGCAGTCGGTGCCGGTATTACCGCAGTTATCCAGAGCTCCTCAGCAACTACCGTTATGGTTGTCGGATTTGTAAACAGCGGACTCATGACGCTGAATCAGGCAGTCTGGATCATCATGGGAGCCAATATCGGAACAACGATTACAGGGCAGCTGATTGCTTTGGATGCCTCCCGGATCGCACCGCTGGTCGCTATCATCGGGGTGGTGATGGTAACCTTTCTAAAGGGGAAGCGAATCAATTCCATCGGTGATATTCTGGCAGGACTTGGGATTCTGTTCATCGGTATGGATATGATGTCCAATGCCATGACGCCTCTTCAGGATTCCCCGGTGTTTCTAAACGCCATGACCTCGATCTCCAATCCGCTGCTTGCGATTGCACTTGGCGCCGGGTTTACCGCCCTGATACAAAGCTCATCCGCTTCCGTCGGTATCCTGCAGGCTTTGGCTTTCAGCGGCCTGATTCCGCTATCTAGTTCAATCTATATCATATTCGGACAAAATATCGGTACCTGTATCACCGCAGTGCTGGCATCTCTGAGTGCAAACCGCAACGCAAAGCGGACAACAATTATCCACCTGTCCTTTAACATCATAGGCACCATATTGTTCTTCTGCTTCATCCATATCGTTCCATTTGTGGACTGGATGTGTGCAATTACGACAAATCCTGCAGCACAGATTGCCAATACACATACGATATTCAATATCGTGACAACACTCATTCTGTTACCGTTCGGCAATCAGCTGGCACGTCTTGCACAGATTCTGATGCCGATTCGGAAAGAGGAGTATCAGCATGATGAAACAGCGCTTCCTCTCACCTTTGTGGATATCAACAACATCGGCAGTGTTCCGATTGCTATTTCTTCCTTACGCAAAGAGGCACTTGCCATGCTGAAAATGGCACAGATCAATCTGCGTGAGGCGATCCATGGAATTTGCCAGGAGTCATGCAATGTAGAGGATATTGAGAAACGGGAAAAGCGCATCGATTATATCAATTACAAAATATCTGATTATATGACCTCGGTATCTACTCTGCCAATGAACCCCACTGCTTCCAATACGATCAATGCGCTGTATAAATGCTATGCGGATATCGAACGGATTGGAGATCATGCCATCAATATTCTGCAATATACGAAAAATGAGCAGGAGCGCCTGCACGATGTCCGTGTGATTCATGAGGAGCTGAAGCAGCTAGAGCAATTACTGGATAAAGGCTTTCAGCTGCTATATACCAACCGGCTGGAATCACAGGATGAAAGTCTGCAGAAAATCGAACGGATTGAAGCACGCATTGATGAGCTGACAGCAGAATACCGCAACCGGCAGATCGAGCGTATGGTACAGAAGCAGATTCACCCCAGAGACTGTGTCATTTATTCTGAAATCATGACCGATATTGAGCGTGTCAGCGATCATATCATGAATATCATCGAGGAGTGCCGCCGCTGCAGCTTTACCTTAAATGATGAAGAATTAAAGGATATGCCGCTCATTCAGGAATGCGCAGCGTAA
- a CDS encoding glutamine synthetase type III yields MAEKHPFDDFGINLFSESVMKECLPHPIYTKWKTATRKEDALDRPTADAIAHAMKKWAMDKGATHFTHWFQPLTGSTAEKHDSFIEPGDHDQPISRFSGKSLIKGEGDASSFPSGGLRATFEARGYTYWDCTSPAFLRDNVLCIPTIFVSYNGETLDKKAPLLKSAEAISKQATRIVNLFKDKDIKHVNAMVGLEQEYFLIDKELYLQRKDLVHTGRTLFGSMPPKSMDIRGHYFGSIPARVQEFMTEVDEELWKLGIYAKTEHNEVAPCQFEIAPLFIDANVAVDQNLIIMDVLKKKADKHGMACLLHEKPFQGVNGSGKHNNWSLVTDDGQNLLEPGDRPHENIRFLLFVCAIIEAVDTYPELLRMAASCYGNDYRLGADEAPPAVISICMGDELEVILEKLRRGEHEIKPDVETQPYAIANLSYVPKDTSDRNRTSPFAFTGNKFEFRMVGSSRSASTTNIILNSIVADSLRSIADQLQQYKYIDDIRRKSLDICRDILRKHSRILFSKDGYSEEWIREAQERGLPNIKHYVDSIYSMLDDKAVAMFERNKVYDRLELEARVDILTEEYRKSVKAEVLTLLDISKKDILPALVREIKFYTDAQNSLGVENSYYQRKIKHLCDLLNTFDTRYHDLKEQMIERQQYPDNMEKAQYLNHTIVPKMGELRAVIDEIEEAVASDNYPFPTYDDMFISMQ; encoded by the coding sequence ATGGCAGAAAAACACCCGTTTGATGATTTTGGAATCAATTTATTCAGCGAAAGCGTGATGAAGGAATGTCTTCCTCATCCGATTTATACAAAATGGAAAACCGCAACTCGCAAGGAGGATGCATTGGATCGTCCCACAGCGGATGCAATCGCACACGCAATGAAAAAGTGGGCGATGGATAAGGGAGCTACGCATTTTACACACTGGTTTCAGCCGCTGACCGGCTCCACAGCAGAAAAGCATGACAGCTTTATCGAGCCGGGAGACCATGATCAGCCGATTTCCAGATTCAGTGGAAAATCTCTGATCAAGGGGGAGGGAGATGCATCCTCCTTTCCAAGCGGAGGACTGCGGGCAACCTTTGAAGCACGGGGATATACGTACTGGGATTGTACATCACCGGCGTTCCTGCGTGATAATGTATTATGTATTCCAACTATCTTTGTTTCCTATAACGGAGAAACCCTGGATAAAAAGGCTCCCCTGTTAAAGTCTGCGGAAGCGATCAGCAAGCAGGCAACCCGCATCGTAAACCTGTTTAAGGATAAGGATATTAAGCATGTCAATGCCATGGTTGGTCTGGAGCAGGAATATTTTCTGATTGACAAGGAGCTGTATTTGCAGCGTAAGGATCTTGTGCATACCGGACGTACCCTGTTTGGCTCCATGCCTCCCAAAAGCATGGATATCCGGGGACATTACTTCGGCAGCATCCCTGCGCGTGTTCAGGAATTTATGACAGAGGTGGATGAAGAGCTGTGGAAGCTGGGCATCTATGCAAAGACAGAGCATAATGAGGTTGCTCCGTGCCAGTTTGAAATTGCGCCTCTCTTTATAGATGCCAATGTTGCGGTTGATCAGAATCTGATTATCATGGATGTTTTAAAGAAGAAGGCGGATAAGCACGGTATGGCATGTCTGCTTCATGAGAAGCCGTTTCAGGGAGTAAATGGAAGTGGTAAGCATAATAACTGGTCCCTGGTGACAGACGATGGACAAAATCTGTTAGAGCCAGGAGATCGTCCGCATGAAAATATCCGCTTTCTGTTATTTGTGTGTGCCATCATTGAGGCAGTGGATACGTATCCGGAGCTGCTGCGTATGGCTGCCAGCTGCTATGGAAATGACTACCGCCTGGGAGCGGATGAGGCACCGCCTGCCGTTATTTCCATTTGTATGGGGGATGAGCTGGAGGTTATTCTGGAAAAGCTGCGCAGAGGAGAGCATGAAATCAAGCCGGATGTAGAAACACAGCCGTATGCGATTGCAAATCTGTCCTATGTGCCAAAGGATACCAGTGACCGGAACCGTACCTCACCGTTTGCATTTACCGGAAACAAATTTGAATTCCGTATGGTTGGAAGCAGCCGAAGTGCCTCAACAACAAATATTATATTGAATTCCATTGTTGCGGATTCACTGAGAAGCATTGCCGACCAGCTGCAGCAGTATAAATATATCGATGATATCCGCCGGAAATCTCTGGATATCTGTCGTGATATATTACGCAAGCATTCCCGGATTCTATTTTCCAAGGACGGCTACAGCGAGGAATGGATCAGGGAAGCGCAGGAGCGCGGTTTACCAAATATCAAGCACTATGTGGACAGCATTTATTCCATGCTGGATGATAAGGCTGTGGCGATGTTTGAAAGAAATAAGGTATATGATCGCCTGGAGCTGGAAGCCCGTGTGGATATTCTTACAGAGGAATACCGGAAATCCGTTAAAGCAGAGGTGCTCACACTGCTGGATATCAGTAAGAAGGATATCCTTCCTGCCCTTGTGCGTGAAATTAAATTTTATACGGATGCCCAAAATTCTCTGGGTGTGGAAAACAGCTACTATCAGCGTAAGATCAAGCATCTGTGTGATTTGCTAAATACCTTTGATACCCGCTATCATGATTTGAAGGAACAAATGATTGAGCGGCAGCAGTATCCGGATAATATGGAAAAGGCACAATACCTGAATCATACGATTGTTCCAAAAATGGGAGAGCTTCGTGCAGTGATCGACGAGATTGAGGAAGCCGTTGCGTCCGATAATTACCCATTCCCTACCTATGACGATATGTTTATCTCCATGCAGTAA
- a CDS encoding rubrerythrin family protein: protein MNLKGTKTEKNLNEAFAGESMARNKYTYYASKAKKDGYVQISNIFEQTANNEKEHAKLWFKLLHDGMPDTVTNLKDAAAGENFEWTDMYARMAKEAREEGFDDIADTMEGVLAIEKTHEQRYVALLNNIEDGTVFEKAEETLWECLNCGHLHTGKTAPEVCPVCNHPRSYFEVRKENY, encoded by the coding sequence ATGAATTTAAAAGGAACAAAGACTGAGAAAAACCTGAATGAAGCATTTGCCGGAGAATCCATGGCAAGAAACAAGTATACGTATTATGCTTCCAAGGCGAAAAAGGATGGGTATGTTCAGATTTCCAATATTTTTGAGCAGACTGCAAACAACGAGAAGGAGCATGCTAAATTATGGTTCAAGCTGCTGCATGACGGTATGCCGGATACAGTAACCAATCTGAAGGATGCTGCAGCGGGTGAAAACTTTGAATGGACAGATATGTATGCACGTATGGCAAAGGAAGCTCGTGAAGAAGGCTTTGATGATATCGCAGATACGATGGAAGGTGTTCTTGCGATTGAGAAAACACATGAGCAGCGCTATGTGGCATTGCTGAACAACATTGAGGATGGAACCGTTTTTGAAAAGGCAGAGGAAACATTGTGGGAATGTCTGAATTGCGGACACCTGCACACTGGAAAAACTGCTCCTGAGGTATGTCCTGTATGTAACCATCCACGCTCTTACTTCGAGGTACGTAAAGAAAATTACTAG
- a CDS encoding TrkH family potassium uptake protein, producing MTNFIHSVLGFRKLSPAQKIASSFLLVILSGTLLLMLPISNKNFQFLNWLDALFTATSATCVTGLSVFTVADQLNWFGQVILLLLIQIGGLGLMTFMAVFILIVKNRLSMNEKMAMKEMLNQDRVVNMRKFLLDILYYTLFFEAVGAILISFRMIPRFGLVDGSFKAIFLAVSAFCNAGFDTLGSVSLQEYVHDPLMCLTIMALIVLGGLGFAVWFDIRDKVGPLLHRQIKFKKFRHSLSLHTKIVLSVSLLLIVVPGCLIMAVEFTNAATLGDFNIFEKLMTAMFESIALRTAGFTTINYAGLKPATDLLMMVVMFIGGSPGGTAGGIKTTTIAVVVIYIISSLKGREHTVVLHRKIGRGIIIRAMGIFFINVVVLFTGIFLLNVVEQKPFLSLSFEAVSAMATVGSSLGVTASLGVGGKLVIIFLMYVGRIGISTLILSLTRNKPNRNAANKVSYPNGNIIVG from the coding sequence ATGACAAATTTTATTCACTCGGTGCTGGGGTTCAGAAAGCTGTCTCCGGCTCAGAAAATTGCATCAAGCTTCCTGCTTGTTATTCTGAGTGGAACCCTCCTGCTGATGCTGCCGATTTCCAATAAGAATTTTCAGTTTCTAAACTGGCTGGATGCACTGTTTACAGCAACCAGTGCGACCTGTGTAACGGGATTGAGCGTATTTACGGTGGCTGATCAGCTGAACTGGTTCGGGCAGGTGATTCTGCTGTTACTGATACAGATTGGCGGACTTGGGCTAATGACCTTTATGGCGGTTTTTATATTGATTGTGAAAAACCGTTTATCCATGAATGAGAAAATGGCTATGAAGGAAATGCTCAATCAGGACCGGGTTGTAAATATGCGAAAGTTTCTGCTGGATATCCTGTACTATACCTTGTTCTTTGAAGCTGTTGGGGCAATTCTGATATCCTTTCGGATGATTCCGCGCTTCGGTCTTGTGGATGGGAGCTTTAAGGCGATTTTCCTGGCTGTTTCTGCGTTCTGTAATGCAGGGTTTGATACGCTGGGGTCTGTGAGCCTGCAAGAATATGTCCATGATCCGCTGATGTGTTTAACGATTATGGCTCTGATCGTTCTTGGCGGATTGGGGTTTGCAGTGTGGTTTGATATCCGCGATAAGGTGGGGCCGCTTCTGCACCGTCAGATCAAGTTCAAAAAGTTCAGACATTCTTTATCCCTACATACGAAGATCGTATTAAGTGTCAGTCTGCTTTTGATCGTCGTTCCAGGATGCTTGATTATGGCAGTCGAATTTACAAATGCTGCGACACTGGGAGATTTTAACATTTTCGAAAAGCTGATGACTGCAATGTTTGAATCCATTGCGCTCCGTACTGCAGGGTTTACAACCATCAATTATGCCGGACTGAAGCCGGCAACCGATTTGCTGATGATGGTTGTTATGTTTATCGGTGGTTCTCCGGGTGGTACGGCAGGTGGTATTAAGACAACAACGATTGCAGTGGTAGTTATCTATATCATTTCTTCCCTAAAGGGGAGAGAGCATACCGTTGTTTTGCATCGGAAAATCGGCAGGGGAATCATCATCCGTGCTATGGGGATTTTCTTTATCAATGTTGTTGTGCTATTTACCGGTATTTTCCTGCTGAATGTTGTGGAGCAGAAGCCATTTCTAAGCCTGTCATTTGAGGCGGTCAGTGCAATGGCGACGGTTGGCTCCAGCCTTGGCGTTACGGCTTCTTTGGGGGTAGGAGGGAAGCTGGTTATTATCTTTCTAATGTATGTTGGACGTATCGGTATTTCTACACTGATTTTGTCACTGACGCGTAATAAGCCAAATAGAAATGCAGCAAATAAGGTTTCATACCCGAATGGAAATATTATTGTGGGTTAA
- a CDS encoding TrkA family potassium uptake protein: MKKFSNRQYVVLGLGIFGSTVAKTLSSYNCEVIALDNDEKCVDRMADIVTQSMLCDITDINQLREAGVQDCDIAIVSMGSHLEESVMAIINLKELGVPYIVAKAKNKRYMQIFTELGANKVVRPEKEMGEQVAKGVLGKNIIDVVDLDKEYSIVEIPTPPQWVGQSLIELDLRRRFGINVVGIRSYLQEHLNVCPDAEYKIQKEDHLVVIADCKTLDRFDVLDQL, encoded by the coding sequence ATGAAAAAGTTTTCAAACAGACAGTATGTTGTTCTTGGTTTAGGGATTTTCGGATCAACGGTCGCAAAAACATTGAGCAGCTATAATTGTGAGGTTATTGCACTCGACAATGATGAGAAGTGTGTAGATCGCATGGCGGATATTGTCACACAGAGTATGCTGTGTGATATTACAGATATCAATCAGTTGCGTGAGGCCGGTGTTCAGGATTGTGATATCGCAATCGTGAGTATGGGAAGCCATCTTGAGGAAAGTGTGATGGCTATTATCAATCTGAAGGAGTTAGGGGTACCGTATATTGTGGCAAAGGCTAAAAATAAGCGGTATATGCAGATTTTTACAGAGCTGGGTGCCAACAAGGTTGTTCGGCCGGAGAAGGAAATGGGAGAGCAGGTCGCAAAAGGGGTTCTCGGCAAGAATATTATAGATGTTGTGGATCTGGATAAGGAATATAGTATTGTTGAAATTCCAACACCTCCGCAATGGGTAGGGCAGTCTTTGATTGAACTGGATTTGCGTAGAAGGTTTGGAATCAATGTAGTAGGAATCCGTTCTTATTTACAGGAGCATCTGAATGTATGTCCGGATGCGGAATATAAAATTCAGAAGGAGGATCACCTTGTCGTGATTGCGGATTGCAAGACACTGGATCGCTTCGATGTGCTGGATCAGCTATAA
- a CDS encoding sporulation protein YunB, giving the protein MRKVKSRKYKKQKLILLLVAIVLGFGCIIRSFNTYMEPQLQAIAKQHTGFAINNIVKEVLADIEYDTNALFKINRTTGGDISSIEYDSYKLNQLLYSALNTIDKSLLAAQDGKKDPTTKDVFYEDGVLYEVPAGYLSHIFFLYDKGPKIRVRMRMLNDVTGEIKTESKPYGINNTMIKISLVVRVNAQVITFLSTSELETKTEIPLVVQVVNGQVPDFTPYSSSSGK; this is encoded by the coding sequence ATGAGAAAAGTAAAAAGCAGGAAGTATAAAAAACAGAAGCTGATCCTTCTGCTGGTCGCAATCGTTTTGGGGTTTGGCTGCATCATCCGTTCTTTTAATACGTATATGGAGCCGCAGCTGCAGGCAATCGCCAAGCAGCATACCGGGTTTGCTATAAATAATATCGTAAAGGAAGTCCTGGCGGATATCGAATATGATACGAATGCTTTGTTCAAGATTAACCGTACAACAGGTGGAGATATCAGCAGCATTGAATATGATTCGTATAAATTAAATCAGTTGCTTTATTCAGCATTGAATACGATAGATAAGTCGTTGCTGGCAGCACAGGACGGCAAAAAGGATCCTACTACAAAGGATGTTTTCTATGAGGATGGTGTTTTATATGAGGTTCCGGCGGGTTATTTGAGTCATATTTTCTTTTTGTACGATAAGGGACCAAAGATAAGGGTTCGTATGCGAATGTTGAATGATGTTACCGGAGAGATTAAGACTGAGTCAAAGCCGTATGGAATCAATAATACTATGATTAAAATTTCACTTGTGGTAAGAGTGAATGCACAGGTTATAACGTTTCTAAGTACATCGGAGTTAGAGACAAAGACTGAAATACCATTAGTGGTACAGGTTGTTAATGGACAGGTTCCAGATTTCACACCATATAGTAGTTCTTCAGGAAAGTGA
- a CDS encoding ribonucleoside triphosphate reductase, with protein MYQVIKRDGKISEFDIAKISNAITKAFEAVERQYHPSIIDMLALRVTSDFEPKIKNDRIQVEDIQDSVESILIQSGYGDVAKCYILYRKQREKIRNMKSTILDYKELVDSYVKATDWRVKENSTVTYSVGGLILNNSGAITANYWLSEIYDEEIGNAHKSGDMHIHDLSMLTGYCAGWSLKQLIQEGLGGVGGKITSKPASHLATLCNQMVNFLGIMQNEWAGAQAFSSFDTYLAPFVKADNLDYDQVKKCVESFIYGVNTPSRWGTQAPFSNITLDWTVPADLAELNCIIGGKEVDFKYKDCKKEMDMVNKAFIEIMLEGDANGRGFQYPIPTYSITRDFDWSETENNKLLFEMTAKYGTPYFSNYVNSDMEPSDVRSMCCRLRLDLRELRKKSGGYFGSGESTGSVGVVTINMPRIAYLSTDKEDFYKRLDHLMDIAARSLKVKRTVISKLLEEGLYPYTKRYLGTFANHFSTLGLIGMNEVTLNATWLGMDLTQKEAQSFTKEVLNHMRERLVIYQEEYGDLYNLEATPAESTTYRLAKHDKERYPDIITATEEGNTPYYTNSSHLPVGYTEDIFEALDIQDDLQTLYTSGTVFHAFLGEKLPDWKAAAALVQKIAENYRLPYYTLSPTYSICRNHGYINGEHYTCPECGGATEVWSRITGYYRPVQNWNEGKSQEFKERKVYDIGHSVLKGKDALPHVNKEAKAPTAVDENGIFLFTTKTCPNCKIADTWLKSAGISYEKIDAEEQAELTQKFSIMQAPTLVVCKNGACETFSNASNIRKYIDRVQKA; from the coding sequence ATGTATCAGGTTATCAAACGAGATGGAAAGATTTCAGAATTCGACATTGCTAAAATCAGCAATGCCATCACAAAGGCTTTTGAGGCAGTAGAGCGTCAGTATCACCCAAGTATTATTGATATGCTTGCTTTGCGCGTCACCTCTGATTTTGAGCCAAAAATCAAGAATGACCGTATTCAGGTAGAGGATATCCAGGACAGTGTAGAGTCTATTTTAATTCAGTCCGGATATGGGGATGTGGCTAAATGTTACATTCTTTACCGGAAGCAGCGAGAGAAAATCAGAAATATGAAATCCACGATTCTGGACTATAAGGAGCTGGTGGACAGCTATGTAAAGGCGACTGACTGGCGGGTAAAGGAAAACTCCACTGTCACCTATTCCGTTGGAGGGCTTATTTTAAACAACTCCGGCGCAATCACTGCGAACTACTGGCTGAGTGAGATATATGATGAGGAAATCGGAAATGCACACAAATCCGGAGATATGCATATCCATGATTTAAGCATGCTGACAGGCTACTGTGCAGGCTGGAGTCTGAAGCAGCTAATACAGGAAGGCTTAGGCGGTGTAGGTGGAAAAATCACCTCCAAACCGGCAAGTCATCTCGCTACCCTCTGTAACCAGATGGTTAATTTTCTTGGTATCATGCAAAATGAATGGGCAGGTGCACAGGCTTTTTCTTCCTTTGATACGTATCTGGCACCGTTCGTTAAGGCCGACAATCTGGACTATGATCAGGTAAAGAAGTGTGTGGAATCTTTTATTTACGGTGTCAACACTCCAAGCCGCTGGGGAACACAGGCTCCTTTCTCCAATATAACACTGGATTGGACAGTTCCTGCAGATCTTGCAGAGCTGAATTGCATTATCGGAGGCAAGGAAGTAGATTTCAAGTATAAGGATTGCAAAAAGGAAATGGATATGGTGAATAAGGCATTTATTGAAATCATGCTTGAGGGGGATGCCAATGGGCGCGGATTCCAGTATCCGATACCAACCTATTCCATTACCCGTGATTTTGACTGGTCAGAAACGGAGAATAACAAACTGCTGTTTGAAATGACCGCAAAGTATGGAACACCATATTTTTCTAATTATGTAAATTCCGATATGGAGCCAAGCGATGTACGAAGCATGTGCTGCCGTCTGCGTCTGGATTTAAGAGAATTACGGAAAAAGAGCGGAGGTTATTTCGGAAGTGGTGAAAGTACAGGCTCTGTTGGTGTTGTAACGATCAATATGCCAAGAATCGCTTATCTGTCAACGGATAAGGAGGATTTCTATAAACGGCTTGATCATTTAATGGATATTGCTGCACGCTCTTTAAAGGTAAAGCGTACTGTCATTTCCAAGCTGCTGGAGGAAGGACTGTATCCGTATACCAAGCGTTATCTGGGAACCTTTGCCAACCATTTCTCTACCTTGGGACTCATTGGTATGAATGAGGTGACATTAAATGCGACGTGGTTGGGCATGGATCTGACACAGAAAGAGGCACAGTCTTTCACTAAGGAAGTGCTGAATCACATGCGGGAGCGTCTGGTAATCTATCAGGAGGAATATGGAGATCTATATAATCTGGAGGCAACTCCGGCGGAATCCACAACCTACCGTCTTGCTAAACACGATAAGGAGCGTTATCCGGATATCATTACAGCTACTGAGGAAGGAAATACCCCTTATTATACAAACAGCTCTCACCTGCCTGTAGGATATACCGAAGATATTTTTGAAGCATTGGATATACAGGACGACTTGCAGACTCTCTATACCTCAGGCACCGTATTTCATGCCTTTTTAGGAGAAAAGCTGCCAGATTGGAAAGCTGCTGCTGCCCTGGTACAAAAAATAGCCGAGAACTATCGTCTGCCTTACTACACACTGTCACCAACCTATTCCATATGCCGCAATCACGGCTATATAAACGGCGAGCATTATACATGTCCTGAATGTGGTGGGGCAACCGAGGTGTGGAGCCGTATTACCGGATATTATCGCCCGGTACAGAATTGGAATGAAGGAAAAAGTCAGGAATTCAAGGAGCGCAAGGTTTATGATATTGGACATTCTGTATTGAAAGGGAAGGATGCACTTCCTCATGTAAATAAAGAAGCAAAAGCACCTACTGCTGTCGACGAAAACGGAATTTTCTTATTCACAACAAAAACCTGTCCGAATTGTAAGATAGCAGATACATGGTTGAAAAGTGCGGGTATTTCCTATGAGAAGATTGATGCGGAGGAGCAGGCTGAGCTCACACAGAAATTTTCTATTATGCAGGCACCGACTTTGGTTGTATGCAAGAATGGAGCTTGCGAAACATTTAGCAATGCGTCAAATATACGCAAATATATAGATAGAGTACAAAAAGCGTAA
- a CDS encoding anaerobic ribonucleoside-triphosphate reductase activating protein — MDNSRYLNLNTSILYRCGQKYYDKKLSGHDINASQILFLILIYEQEGLNMQQLAQKGCFDKGTVTKSISRLEELGYVATQSSPEDKRIRLLFTTDKTKDIIRDIYMIRQQWWELLSRDIDADELHQFELTLSKLSENARQYEQQEEAGIKLFGIQKLTLLDYPQKMASTIFTGGCNFRCPFCQNSDLVFLPENMPELQEEDVLRFLEKRKGILDGVCISGGEPLLNPELAGFLRKIKALGYAVKLDTNGSSPEKLKQLVEEGLLDYVAMDIKNSIRKYAETAGIRNLDLQGIQDSIAYLKEGHIPYEFRTTIVKEFHSAQDIRDMTDWLEGAAAWYLQNFEDSDHVIQRGLHAWDKETMKAYLEIARTKIPNTELRGI; from the coding sequence ATGGATAACAGCAGATATCTCAACTTGAACACATCTATTCTGTACCGCTGCGGACAGAAATATTATGATAAAAAATTAAGCGGTCATGACATCAACGCTTCACAGATTCTCTTTCTGATTCTGATCTATGAGCAAGAGGGGCTGAATATGCAGCAGCTGGCTCAAAAAGGCTGCTTCGATAAAGGAACTGTGACAAAGAGTATCTCCCGGTTAGAAGAACTTGGCTATGTTGCCACGCAGAGCAGCCCGGAGGATAAACGTATTCGTCTTTTATTCACGACAGACAAAACGAAGGATATCATACGGGACATCTATATGATTCGCCAGCAATGGTGGGAGCTGCTGTCAAGGGATATCGACGCAGACGAGCTGCACCAGTTTGAGCTAACACTGAGCAAGCTGAGTGAAAATGCACGACAGTATGAACAGCAGGAGGAAGCAGGAATCAAGCTATTTGGTATTCAAAAGCTGACTCTGCTTGATTATCCCCAGAAAATGGCCAGTACGATATTCACAGGAGGCTGTAATTTCCGCTGTCCCTTCTGCCAGAATAGTGATCTTGTCTTTCTGCCAGAAAATATGCCGGAGCTGCAGGAGGAGGATGTTCTGCGGTTTCTGGAAAAGCGCAAAGGTATTCTAGACGGCGTATGCATCAGCGGCGGGGAACCACTCTTAAACCCAGAGCTTGCAGGCTTTTTAAGGAAAATCAAAGCACTTGGCTATGCAGTCAAGCTGGACACAAACGGCAGCAGTCCGGAAAAGCTGAAGCAGCTTGTTGAAGAGGGTTTGCTTGACTATGTGGCAATGGATATTAAAAACTCTATAAGGAAATATGCAGAAACCGCAGGGATACGCAACCTCGATCTACAGGGTATTCAGGACAGCATCGCCTACCTGAAGGAGGGCCACATTCCATATGAATTCCGCACAACGATTGTGAAGGAATTTCATAGTGCGCAGGATATACGGGATATGACAGACTGGCTGGAAGGCGCAGCTGCCTGGTATCTGCAAAATTTTGAAGACAGTGACCATGTGATTCAGAGAGGATTGCATGCATGGGATAAGGAAACCATGAAGGCTTATCTGGAAATAGCAAGGACGAAGATTCCAAACACGGAGCTTCGCGGCATATAG